In the Cryptococcus neoformans var. neoformans JEC21 chromosome 1, complete sequence genome, one interval contains:
- a CDS encoding ATP-binding cassette (ABC) transporter, putative, translated as MDVSNISLPSPSLISTIRTVPSLIVLLLSLLFSIPPFKQLGNRLALVSSDFVTLRSLVPPEPATAAQKADEQARRPRAWKESVLAALSLAEAAAWTGITGWKTLQLVDKNGVTLRDALLSVGMVVVWLGIFSTFAFRPLTTPPWSVLIAAILLFVVSAWTVGQAWYIQTITGFLPSWASSGRIALELVNAGATAGIILVLGSLKLASPEVLSRLPQVAPDDNVTLFSWVTFSWVDSFIRYGNSQELEPEDLPPLSMTQQTAIVFEKFRQVTTSKLVNKLFVVNKLDMALDASLTLVSVILNYAGPFFLNRILEGLDIRSREAMSRAYVFALFALFASISKALVDLLHLWHSRRAAVRIKAELTAAVYDKALRRKDASGIVSKTGAEGKEKDGKQEKMSNADSGKVVNLMSGDTTRIANTVSGAYFIYSAPFEIVVASIFLYNILGWSAFAGILVLVVAAPLNSLVSSRSVKITQDLLKARDKRIGVMNELIGAIQFIKFFAWIEQWKGRAAEARSNEMKQMIRSLINNVWFALLWSLAPILVTLVSFFCYIIIEKRDLTVSVAFTAISLFTMLRLPLNIIPSYIVVILQSLVSIQRIEDFLAEDEVPDWVSSLKRSGTQNDEATKIGFENASFRWNTGQQSSSSETIEPSKGKQPSFEPGPLDDSVLTDGSTVVEDTFFTLSDLNINFPIGKLSVVTGPTGSGKTALLIALLGEMELLNGRSYLPKNTTQVDSSSGLRNSIAYAAQTPWLQQTSIKNNILFGEPFDEERYEMVLEACALNPDLDVLEDGDMTEIGAKGVSLSGGQKARVALARAVYSYTQHLLLDDPLAAVDSHTARHLTDKCLNGPILKGRTVVLISHHVELLLPSTDYLVRILDGRVDIQGTCQELRERGDLDGMVALEEAELRKDVGKGKGKSQEEEVVEGEDADVQETKKEKRKGPGKKLIQDEERAIGNVKWETYKLYIVAATYTTWAWTVFVLILSQLCTVAERYWLKVWGEAYSKQRVTTLFTMFKPAIHDLTNHYFDNDLHQHVLQHSVPKNVTFAASELVSVDISGITSRFPSAETDPTFYLAVYTAIVLGAAMLGVASSGIGAWSSYKAAVTIHDRLLDRIMRATVRFFSVTPLGRIINRFSRDVEVIDSSLNGALRTVLIYVSSLIAAIGVVGFIVPWFLVPAAVISYLYYQYSVLYLRVGRSLRRLEATLRSPIFSGFAELLDGVISVRAFSAEARFMEQLCKQVDQTNQAFYYYWMMNRWLLLRFDVLGAISVALTTLLALSGAVPAGSAGMAIVSAQSFVSACYWVSRFWGQLEMDFNSVERVQEYLSVPQEPPAVIASNRPPAYWPANTGAPDFLSVRDVEIKYAPDLPTVFKGSFDVKAGEKVGLIGRTGSGKSTLGMSLLRFTDPTSGSIFLDGIDITKIGVDDLRSRITYIPQDAVLFSGTVRENLDPFTEHTDAELYDALARVNLGPQGTTPLASRAPSRVASSRRLDAIVAEESTAQSSASSAFGSAFSSANARTTITLATEVSAGGSNFSQGQRQLVAMARALLRRSNLIIMDEATASVDFATDEAIQTAIRSEFRDSTLLTIAHRLSSVIDYDRLLVLSDGAVAEFDTPINLLRKDGSLFKSLCEKSGKYKELFRAAEKKEQDDQKNKSDSG; from the exons ATGGACGTCTCAAATATC AgcctcccttctccttctcttatATCCACCATTCGAACTGTCCCTTCTCTCATCGTGctgcttctctccttgctcttctcgaTTCCGCCTTTTAAGCAACTCGGCAACCGACTTGCTCTCGTTTCCTCCGACTTTGTCACCCTTCGCTCCCTCGTACCTCCTGAACCAGCTACGGCTGCGCAAAAAGCAGACGAACAAGCTCGTCGGCCTAGAGCATGGAAAGAATCTGTCCTGGCGGCACTTTCTCTTGCAGAAGCTGCTGCATGGACCGGTATCACTGGATGGAAGACCCTTCAACTTGTTGATAAAAATGGCGTGACTTTGAGAGACGCACTGCTCTCTGTTGGCatggtggtggtatgg CTTGGGATCTTTTCGACTTTTGCCTTTCGGCCTCTCACCACCCCTCCATGGTCAGTTCTCATTGCCGCCATCCTTCTGTTTGTGGTATCAGCATGGACAGTTGGACAGGCGTGGTACATTCAGACGATTACTggctttcttccttcctgggcGAGCTCGGGCAGAATTGCGCTCGAACTTGTGAACGCTGGAGCCACGGCTGGGATTATCCTCGTGCTGGGGAGCCTCAAACTAGCGTCTCCAGAGGTCCTTTCGCGACTG CCCCAAGTTGCGCCCGATGATAACGTGactctcttctcttggGTGACTTTCAGCTGGGTCGACTCGTTTATCCGCTATGGCAACTCCCAAGAGCTGGAGCCCGAGGACCTTCCTCCGCTTTCCATGACCCAGCAGACGGCAATCGTTTTTGAAAAGTTCAGGCAGGTCACGACCAGCAAGCTCGTCAACAAACTTTTCGTTGTCAACAAGTTGGATATGGCTTTGGATGCTAGTCTGACCTTGGTCTCGGTCATCCTCAACTATGCTGGGCCATTTTTTCTGAACAGGATTCT TGAGGGTTTGGATATCAGGTCTCGAGAAGCCATGTCCCGAGCATACGTCTTTGCTCTTTTCGCGCTTTTCgcttccatctccaag GCACTTGTCgaccttctccacctttgGCATAGTCGTCGAGCCGCCGTCCGAATCAAGGCCGAGCTCACTGCCGCTGTCTACGACAAGGCCCTTCGACGCAAGGATGCTTCGGGTATTGTTTCGAAGACCGGAGCggagggcaaggaaaaggatggCAAGCAGGAAAAAATGTCCAATGCTGACAGTGGCAAGGTCGTCAACCTCATGTCTG GTGATACAACCAGGATTGCCAATACTGTCAGTGGTGCGTACTTTATCTACAGCGCTCCTTTCGAAATCGTCGTtgcctccatcttcctttaCAA CATTCTCGGATGGTCAGCGTTTGCCGGTATTTTGGTGTTGGTGGTAGCGGCTCCTCTCAACTCCCTCGTTTCCAGCCGCAGTGTGAAGATCACTCAAGACCTACTCAAGGCTCGAGACAAGCGAATTGGGGTTATGAACGAACTCATCGGCGCCATCCAATTCATCAAG TTCTTTGCTTGGATCGAACAGTGGAAAGGTCGGGCCGCCGAAGCTCGTTCTAATGAAATGAAGCAGATGATTCGAT CTCTTATTAACAACGTCTGGTTCGCATTGCTTTGGTCTCTTGCTCCTATTTTGGTCACCCTCGTTTCATTCTTCTG ctacatcatcatcgagaAGCGAGACCTTACTGTTTCAGTGGCTTTCACCGCAATCTCTCTTTTCACAATGCTTCGTCTTCCACTTAACATTATTCCCTCTTAT ATCGTGGTAATATTGCAGTCCTTGGTGTCTATTCAGCGTATTGAGGACTTCCTGGCTGAAGACGAAG TTCCTGATTGGGTTTCCTCCCTCAAGCGCTCTGGAACTCAGAATGACGAAGCCACCAAGATTGGCTTTGAGAATGCATCTTTCAGGTGGAATACTGGCCAGCAGTCTTCATCGTCAGAAACCATCGAACCTAGCAAAGGGAAGCAACCTTCTTTCGAACCTGGTCCACTCGATGATAGTGTCCTCACCGACGGCAGCACTGTCGTCGAAGACACCTTTTTCACTTTGTCAGACCTCAATATTAATTTCCCTATCGGCAAGCTTTCTGTCGTCACCGGTCCTACGGGTTCTGGAAAGACCGCACTTCTCATTGCTTTGCTCGGCGAGATGGAACTCCTTAATGGCCGATCTTATTTGCCCAAGAACACTACCCAGGTAGACTCTTCGTCTGGTCTCAGAAACTCGATCGCATATGCCGCACAGACTCCATGGTTGCAGCAGACTTCGATCAAGAACAATATCCTGTTCGGTGAACCATTCGATGAGGAGCGATATGAGATGGTTTTGGAAGCCTGTGCCCT GAACCCCGATTTGGAtgttcttgaagatggcgaTATGACCGAGATTGGGGCTAAGGGA GTTTCTTTAAG TGGCGGTCAAAAAGCTCGTGTTGCCCTTGCTCGAGCAGTCTACTCTTACACCCAACATCTTCTGCTTGATGACCCTCTTGCTGCTGTCGACTCTCACACTGCCAGGCACTTAACCGACAAATGTCTCAACGGGCCCATTTTGAAGGGCCGTACAGTT GTGCTTATCTCCCACCACGTTGAATTGCTCCTCCCTTCAACCGATTATCTCGTCCGAATTCTCGATGGTCGCGTCGACATTCAAGGAACCTGTCAAGAGTTGCGAGAAAGAGGCGATCTCGATGGAATGGTGGCtttggaagaagccgaGCTCCGCAAGGACGTAGGTaagggcaaaggaaaatctcaggaagaggaggtggtggaaggcgaagatgCAGATGTTCAAGAAAccaagaaagagaagaggaagggtcCTGGAAAAAAGCTCATTCAAG ATGAAGAGCGCGCCATCGGCAATGTCAAGTGGGAAACTTACAAGCTGTACATTGTGGCAGCTACCTACACCACATGGGCGTGGACTGTCTTTGTATTGA TCTTATCGCAACTCTGCACTGTCGCGGAAAGGTACTGGCTTAAGGTCTGGGGTGAAG CGTACTCAAAACAACGTGTCACGACCCTCTTTACCATGTTTAAGCCTGCTATCCACGATTTGACCAACCATTACTTTGACAACGATCTTCACCAGCATGTGTTGCAGCACAGTGTTCCCAAGAACGTAACTTTCGCTGCTAGTGAACTTGTCTCTGTCGACATTTCTGGAATCACATCTCGTTTCCCCTCTGCTGAAACGGACCCTACTTTCTACCTCGCTGTGTACACTGCCATTG TTCTTGGAGCGGCTATGTTGGGTGTTGCCTCCAGCGGTATTGGAGCCTGGAGTTCTTACAAGGCCGCTGT CACCATTCACGACCGTCTTTTGGACAGGATCATGCGAG CCACTGTGCGATTCTTCAGCGTCACTCCGCTCGGACGTATCATCAACCGTTTCTCTCGAG ATGTCGAGGTTATTGACTCTAGTCTTAACGGTGCTCTTCGTACAGTGTTGATTTATGTCTCCAGTTTGATTGCTGCCATT GGTGTGGTCGGTTTCATCGTCCCGTGGTTTTTAGTTCCCGCTGCTGTCATCAGTTACCTATATTACCAGTATTCTGTTCTTTAC CTTCGAGTTGGCCGAAgtttgaggaggttggaagCCACT CTTCGATCGCCCATTTT CTCCGGCTTCGCCGAATTGCTTGATGGTGTTATTTCTGTCCGAGCTTTCTCTGCAGAAGCGCGATTCATGGAACAATTGTGTAAACAGGTTGACCAAACAAACCAAGCATTCTATTACTACTGG ATGATGAACCGCTGG ctcctcctccgaTTCGACGTCCTTGGTGCGATTTCTGTTGCGTTGACGACTTTGCTGGCTCTCAGCGGAGCCGTTCCTGCAGGTTCCGCCGGTATGGCGATCGTCTCAGCTCAGTCATTCGTCTCCGCTTGTTACTGGGTTTCTCGATTCTGGGGTCAGCTTGAGATGGACTTCAACTCTGTAGAGCGTGTGCAGGAGTATTTGTCTGTTCCTCAGGAGCCTCCTGCTGTCATCGCCAGTAATCGGCCGCCTGCATACTGGCCGGCCAACACAGGTGCTCCTGACTTCCTCAGCGTCCGGGACGTCGAAATCAAATACGCCCCCGATCTTCCTACTGTTTTCAAGGGATCATTTGACGTCAAGGCGGGGGAAAAGGTTGGTTTGATTGGTCGTACAGGAAGTGGAAAGTCGACTTTGGGTATGAGCTTGTTGAGATTCACCGACCCCACTTCTGGAAGTATCTTCTTGGATGGAATTGATATCACAAAGATTGGTGTTGATGACCTG CGCTCCCGCATTACCTACATTCCTCAAG ATGCCGTCTTATTCTCTGGTACTGTTCGGGAGAACCTCGATCCTTTCACCGAACATACCGATGCGGAACTCTACGACGCGCTTGCCAGAGTGAATCTTGGACCTCAAGGGACCACCCCTTTGGCTAGCCGTGCTCCTAGTCGTGTCGCTTCCAGTCGTCGTCTCGATGCGATCGTTGCCGAGGAGTCAACAGCACAGTCATCTGCATCATCCGCCTTTGGTTCTGCTTTTAGTTCAGCCAATGCCAGAACAACCATTACCCTCGCTACAGAAGTATCGGCCGGTGGGAGTAATTTCTCACAAGGGCAACGACAGTTGGTCGCTATGGCAAGGGCTTTGTTGAGGAGGTCCAACCTGATT ATCATGGATGAAGCCACTGCATCTGTGGACTTTGCGACCGACGAAGCCATTCAAACAGCGATCCGTTCAGAGTTCAGGGATTCAACACTGTTGACTATTGCGCACAGGTTGTCTTCCGTCATAGATTATGACAGgcttcttgttctttcaGACGGGGCCGTTGCTGAGTTTGATACCCCAATT AATCTCCTTCGCAAGGATGGCTCTCTTTTCAAATCTCTCTGCGAAAAGTCAGGGAAATACAAAGAGCTTTTCAGAGCTgctgagaagaaggagcaagaCGATCAGAAAAATAAAAGTGACAGCGGCTAA
- a CDS encoding DNA-directed RNA polymerases ii 24 kda polypeptide, putative, translated as MSNEANRELARLWRVSRTVHEMVRDRGYLLADYEINVSFEEFKDRHGATGSVDRSNMSFDAIHENDNTDKIFVYFCADKNVSKASMKTFIGSMDKMGARRGIIIWSEKMSPAAKKTLQEMQSEYHLEDFPESDLLVNITKHFLVPKHTVMKPEEKSALIKRYRLKETQLPRIMITDPVAKYYGLKRGQVMKIERASETAGRYITYRICM; from the exons ATGTCCAATGAAGCGAACCGAGAATTAGCTAGATTATGGCGTGTTTCCCGAACCGTCCACGAGATGGTTAGAGATCGA GGGTACTTGCTTGCCGATTATGAGATCAACGTTTCGTTCGAAGAGTTCAAGGACAGGCATGGTGCGACTGGATCTGTCGA CCGTTCCAACATGAGCTTCGATGCCATTCACGAGAACGACAACACCGACAAAATCTTTGTGTACTTTTGCGCGGACAAGAATGTCAGCAAGGCTTCTATGAAGAC TTTTATTGGTTCTATGGACAAGATGGGTGCTAGGCGAGgaatcatcatctggaGTGAAAAGATGTCACCGGCGGCCAAAAAG ACATTACAAGAAATGCAGTCCGAGTATCACCTCGAAGATTTCCCAGAATCCGACCTTCTCGTCAACATCACCAAACACTTCCTCGTCCCCAAGCACACCGTCATGAAGCCTGAAGAAAAGTCTGCTCTCATCAAGCGATA CCGGTTGAAGGAGACTCAGTTACCACGTATCATGATCACCGATCCCGTGGCCAAATACTACGGCTTGAAGAGAGGACAGGTTATGAAGATTGAGCGAGCGAGTGAGACTGCTGGACG GTACATTACTTACCGTATTTGCATGTAA